In Vibrio hippocampi, the following are encoded in one genomic region:
- a CDS encoding beta-ketoacyl-ACP synthase: protein MTRRVVVTGMSGVTAFGNDWQAVEPRLRACENAVQYMPSYEQYDGLNTKLAAPVDHFELPKHYKRKQVRGMGRVSRLATVATEDALHNAGLIGHEILTNGRSGIAYGSSTGSTDAVGAFGVMLNEKSTRAINATTYVQMMPHTTAVNVGLFFGLKGRVIPTSSACTSGSQAIGYAYEAIKHGYQTVMVAGGAEELCPTESAVFDTLFATSLKNDNPKSTPSPYDQNRDGLVIGEGAGTLILEDYEHAKARGAKIYAEIIGFASNCDAAHVTQPQMETMQICMEMALEQAGISPSQIDYVSAHGTATERGDIAESNATANALGKVPISSLKSYFGHTLGACGAIEAWLSLEMMHTGWFNPTLNLSQLDQQCGDLDYITDSGRELEVNYLMSNNFAFGGINTSIIFKKLAD from the coding sequence ATGACCCGTCGAGTTGTGGTAACAGGCATGTCAGGTGTCACCGCTTTTGGTAACGACTGGCAAGCGGTCGAGCCAAGACTGCGCGCTTGCGAGAACGCGGTTCAATATATGCCAAGCTATGAGCAGTACGATGGTTTAAACACCAAGCTTGCTGCCCCCGTCGATCACTTTGAATTACCAAAGCATTACAAACGTAAGCAAGTACGTGGGATGGGTCGTGTGTCTCGTCTCGCAACCGTGGCAACCGAAGATGCGCTGCATAACGCAGGCTTAATTGGGCATGAGATCCTCACCAATGGTCGCAGCGGTATCGCTTATGGCTCATCGACTGGCAGCACAGACGCGGTCGGTGCTTTTGGCGTCATGCTTAACGAGAAATCAACCCGTGCCATTAACGCGACCACGTATGTGCAAATGATGCCGCACACGACGGCGGTTAACGTCGGGCTATTCTTTGGTCTCAAAGGTCGTGTTATTCCGACCAGCAGCGCTTGTACTTCTGGCAGCCAAGCGATTGGCTACGCTTATGAAGCGATCAAGCATGGCTATCAAACCGTGATGGTTGCTGGTGGTGCGGAAGAGTTGTGTCCGACTGAGTCAGCGGTGTTTGATACCCTATTTGCGACCAGCTTAAAGAACGATAACCCCAAATCAACCCCCAGTCCTTACGACCAAAATCGAGATGGTCTGGTGATTGGTGAAGGCGCAGGCACTTTGATTCTTGAGGATTATGAACACGCGAAAGCGCGCGGAGCTAAAATCTATGCGGAAATCATCGGTTTTGCCAGCAACTGCGATGCGGCTCATGTGACGCAACCGCAGATGGAAACCATGCAGATCTGTATGGAAATGGCGCTTGAGCAGGCGGGCATCTCCCCAAGCCAAATCGACTACGTTTCTGCTCACGGCACCGCCACCGAGCGCGGCGATATTGCCGAGAGCAACGCGACAGCCAATGCGCTAGGCAAGGTGCCGATTAGCTCTCTCAAAAGCTACTTTGGTCATACTTTGGGCGCATGTGGCGCGATTGAAGCTTGGCTAAGTCTAGAGATGATGCATACCGGTTGGTTCAACCCAACACTCAACCTCTCGCAACTGGATCAACAGTGCGGTGATCTTGACTACATCACCGACAGCGGTCGTGAGCTAGAAGTTAACTATCTAATGAGCAACAACTTTGCCTTCGGTGGTATTAATACCTCGATCATCTTTAAGAAACTCGCTGACTAG
- the fabG gene encoding 3-oxoacyl-ACP reductase FabG, whose product MTQQVLVTGASKGIGKAIAIQLAKDGFTIAVHYMGDQQGAADTLKQIEQFGGQGRLIQFDISDREQCRNTIEADIAEHGAYYGVVNNAGITRDTAFPAMTEEQWDGVIHTNLDSFYNVLHPCVMPMVQKRKGGRIITLASVSGLMGNRGQTNYSAAKAGVIGATKSLALELAKRKITVNCVAPGLIDTGMVDEHVKEYALPQVPLRRMGEPEEVAGLVSYLMSDIAGYVTRQVISVNGGLI is encoded by the coding sequence ATGACCCAACAGGTTTTGGTGACCGGTGCGAGTAAAGGCATCGGCAAAGCCATCGCTATCCAACTGGCGAAAGACGGTTTTACTATCGCCGTCCACTATATGGGCGATCAACAAGGCGCTGCCGACACACTTAAGCAGATCGAACAATTCGGCGGTCAAGGGCGCTTGATCCAGTTCGATATCAGTGATCGCGAACAGTGCCGCAACACCATCGAAGCGGATATTGCGGAACATGGTGCCTACTACGGTGTGGTCAACAACGCGGGGATTACACGCGATACGGCATTCCCTGCGATGACCGAAGAACAATGGGACGGCGTGATCCACACCAACTTGGACAGTTTCTACAATGTTCTCCATCCTTGTGTGATGCCGATGGTACAAAAACGTAAAGGCGGTCGCATTATCACTCTGGCGTCGGTATCGGGTCTGATGGGCAATCGTGGTCAAACCAACTACAGCGCGGCAAAAGCTGGCGTGATTGGTGCCACTAAGTCTCTAGCCTTGGAACTGGCGAAGCGCAAAATCACCGTCAACTGTGTTGCACCCGGTCTGATTGATACTGGCATGGTGGATGAGCACGTCAAAGAGTACGCATTACCACAAGTCCCTCTGCGCCGCATGGGTGAGCCGGAAGAAGTGGCGGGCTTAGTCAGCTATCTGATGTCCGATATTGCGGGCTATGTGACACGCCAAGTGATTTCAGTGAATGGAGGTCTAATATGA
- a CDS encoding hotdog family protein, whose translation MSNYPAIEQLVPHNRPMILVDRALQITADTIHCQVDIGEHNPFFDHQTQSIPAYVGIEFMAQTVAAWSGYHSLQQGSEPSIGFLLGGRRYTSECDVFHHGQILDIHAEKMMEDNGMAVFTSQIIWQGTQIASCQLNVYVPSDKKLQEMKIRSQQ comes from the coding sequence ATGAGTAATTACCCCGCTATTGAACAATTAGTGCCGCACAATCGACCAATGATTTTGGTTGATAGAGCGTTGCAAATCACGGCAGACACCATTCATTGCCAAGTGGATATCGGAGAACATAATCCTTTCTTTGATCATCAAACTCAGTCTATTCCTGCCTATGTGGGTATCGAATTTATGGCGCAAACCGTTGCCGCTTGGTCGGGCTACCACTCGCTGCAACAAGGGAGCGAGCCGTCGATAGGTTTTCTATTAGGTGGACGTCGTTATACCTCCGAATGCGACGTTTTCCACCACGGACAAATCCTCGATATCCATGCAGAAAAAATGATGGAAGATAACGGCATGGCCGTATTCACCAGTCAAATAATTTGGCAAGGTACGCAAATCGCCTCATGCCAATTGAATGTTTATGTACCATCAGATAAAAAATTACAAGAAATGAAAATCAGGAGTCAACAATGA
- a CDS encoding beta-ketoacyl-[acyl-carrier-protein] synthase family protein: MTTQTSLPIFIHACGFVSAMGEDHASIHQCLTANKPSNMVMDDAILNNGRPTVIGRVSRTLPVIPSHLLSFDSRNNQLALAALLQIEAPLQQAISRFGASRIAVVIGTSTSGISTGEQAYEEKLKTGEFPADFDYRKQELGNCSDFIAAYLGLTGINYSISTACSSSGRVFLTAQRLLNSGLADAVIVGGVDSVCRLTLNGFNGLEALSNQLCRPFDQNRNGINIGEAASLMLLSKETRKIALLGAGDSSDAHHISAPHPEGNGAYQAMQKALLAANLTTDDIGYINAHGTATNLNDSMESKAIHRLFGDSVPVSSTKPLTGHTLGAASATEAAIAWHILNYQLPLPKQNCEQKAPDIEITLVEQERHLGNKAIMSNSFAFGGNNITLIFGYVHE, translated from the coding sequence ATGACAACGCAAACCTCACTCCCTATTTTTATCCACGCTTGTGGATTTGTTTCCGCAATGGGCGAAGACCATGCATCGATTCACCAGTGCTTGACGGCGAACAAACCCTCGAACATGGTGATGGATGACGCTATCCTCAATAATGGTCGACCAACCGTGATCGGACGTGTCAGTCGTACATTGCCCGTTATCCCAAGTCATTTGTTGTCGTTTGATTCTCGCAATAATCAACTTGCGCTGGCGGCTCTGTTACAGATAGAAGCCCCACTCCAACAAGCTATTTCGCGTTTTGGTGCGTCTCGGATCGCCGTCGTTATTGGCACCAGCACTTCGGGAATTTCAACCGGAGAGCAAGCCTACGAGGAAAAACTGAAAACTGGCGAGTTTCCCGCGGATTTCGACTATCGCAAACAAGAACTGGGCAATTGCAGTGATTTTATTGCAGCGTATCTCGGTCTTACCGGAATCAATTACTCCATTTCAACCGCCTGCTCGTCCAGCGGACGTGTATTTCTTACCGCTCAACGCTTACTAAATTCTGGGCTGGCGGATGCGGTCATTGTTGGCGGCGTCGACTCTGTGTGTCGCCTGACACTTAATGGCTTTAATGGATTAGAAGCGCTATCCAATCAACTCTGTCGTCCGTTTGACCAGAATCGCAACGGTATCAATATTGGTGAAGCGGCCTCGCTGATGCTGCTCAGCAAAGAAACCCGCAAAATCGCTCTGCTCGGCGCTGGTGACAGTTCCGACGCGCATCATATTTCTGCACCGCATCCAGAGGGTAACGGCGCTTACCAAGCGATGCAAAAAGCCTTGCTGGCGGCTAATTTGACCACCGATGATATTGGTTACATCAACGCCCACGGTACGGCAACCAATCTCAATGACAGTATGGAAAGCAAAGCGATCCATCGACTATTCGGTGATAGCGTACCAGTGAGTTCCACTAAACCGCTCACCGGTCATACTCTCGGAGCAGCCAGTGCTACCGAAGCGGCTATCGCCTGGCATATTCTGAATTATCAACTTCCTTTGCCTAAGCAAAACTGCGAGCAAAAAGCGCCAGATATCGAGATAACGCTAGTTGAACAAGAGCGACACTTAGGCAATAAAGCGATCATGAGTAATTCTTTTGCTTTTGGTGGCAACAATATCACTCTTATTTTTGGTTACGTTCATGAGTAA
- a CDS encoding DUF3261 domain-containing protein: MLKKMAHSSLLLVLLSLLIACSSQPNQSAPEVEISPGVSVALPQPQTLGYSLIANQLITATWHEGDKSKSEQLPVYLELKGNRLVLAGFSSWGTRLLSLSYQDDQLQTEVMSGLSGVLPQPEQVLFNLMLTLWPSSTWEAPLNKVEWRIEDYNKRRIITDQQGNKLIEIEYANIDRLSGNIRFQHIRQGYTIEINTLNYQIIEN; encoded by the coding sequence ATGTTGAAAAAAATGGCACATTCATCGCTGCTGCTTGTGTTGCTATCGCTGCTGATAGCATGCAGTTCGCAACCCAATCAGTCTGCACCAGAGGTCGAGATTAGCCCCGGAGTCTCGGTGGCTCTGCCCCAACCGCAGACGTTAGGCTATTCTCTGATCGCCAATCAACTCATCACCGCCACATGGCATGAAGGTGACAAGAGCAAAAGTGAACAACTTCCGGTCTATTTGGAGCTTAAAGGCAATCGCTTAGTGTTGGCCGGCTTCTCCTCTTGGGGAACTCGACTGTTATCCCTGAGCTATCAAGATGATCAGTTGCAAACGGAAGTGATGTCAGGATTAAGTGGCGTACTGCCGCAACCGGAGCAGGTATTATTTAACCTAATGCTCACGCTATGGCCAAGTTCTACTTGGGAAGCGCCTTTAAATAAGGTAGAGTGGCGCATCGAAGATTATAACAAACGTCGTATTATTACCGATCAACAAGGCAATAAATTGATTGAGATTGAGTATGCCAATATTGATCGCTTATCGGGAAATATTCGTTTCCAACATATCCGCCAAGGCTACACCATCGAAATTAATACGTTAAATTATCAGATAATCGAAAATTAA
- a CDS encoding MMPL family transporter: protein MKRLPLPSITVRAYTWLGLVLLCIALLIKQWMGAVTPIETDILKLLPKSQQNPIVDQAFQSVADNLSNKVVFALTAPSEQQLFSAAEQFTAQLGQSAWFHGVTGKVDQEKQAQWSRYYFQHRFQNLTEAQRTRLQQAPEQQVTAVIQQVYNPFSGVTGSELNSDPFLLFREYLGQVNQLSQSLTLKNDYLYREFNQQPYIMVMAQLTPSPYSTQGSEAVAFISELETQLQQQFQASVSHTGVVFYADFGTQSAKSEISTIGVVSLLGVILLILSVFRSATPLWLALLSIGVGLLLALTATILVFGKVHLFSLVFGASLIGVSIDYAFHYLTERLTAGTSWNSEAGLKHIFIAITLGLLTSLVGYLGMLIAPFPGLQQLAVFSSVGLIAAYATVVCWYPVLARRASKPHQALGTTLWQSWFQFWSKPSVRVVLPGTVLLIGLVLLTQTHYDDDIRQLQALPKSIKQQEQLIAQITGQDASQQMLLVTAADNETLLTKLESLQPQLTQWQAQGVIRGYQSLTQYIKSVETQLQDYQLIQSLYQTQGERLATSLNLTQAPTLEQTFSPMTLSDFIASPVSEPVQFLYLGQLNSDSNPSSIAAAITLNNLTDSAVMKQFAQQQSDIFYLNKAEEVSSLFAEYRIKIFELLAIALGVILIVLSLRYKIKHALMILLPSVIACVASIAITALTGSTLNLFNLLALILIVGIGVDYTLFFAEKRQSYSTLLAVTLSAITTMLSFGLLALSDTHAIHSFGLTVLSGIFFAWLLAPLAILPKRLES from the coding sequence ATGAAGCGACTCCCTTTACCTTCCATCACGGTTCGAGCCTATACTTGGCTTGGTTTGGTGCTACTTTGCATCGCTCTGTTGATCAAACAGTGGATGGGCGCTGTGACGCCGATTGAAACCGATATTCTCAAGCTATTGCCGAAAAGTCAGCAAAATCCCATCGTTGATCAAGCGTTTCAATCCGTGGCCGACAATCTGAGTAATAAGGTCGTGTTTGCCCTCACCGCCCCAAGTGAACAACAGCTATTCTCAGCAGCGGAGCAATTCACCGCTCAACTGGGTCAAAGTGCTTGGTTTCATGGCGTAACGGGTAAGGTAGACCAAGAAAAACAAGCTCAATGGAGCCGCTACTATTTTCAACATCGGTTCCAAAACCTGACTGAAGCACAACGCACTCGCTTACAACAAGCACCTGAGCAACAAGTGACCGCGGTGATTCAGCAAGTTTACAATCCGTTCTCTGGCGTCACTGGCAGTGAACTTAATAGCGACCCTTTCTTATTATTTCGTGAATACTTGGGGCAAGTGAATCAACTCTCGCAAAGTTTGACGCTAAAAAATGACTACCTTTATCGCGAGTTTAACCAACAACCCTATATCATGGTGATGGCGCAACTAACGCCCTCTCCTTACAGTACCCAAGGCTCAGAAGCGGTGGCTTTTATTTCTGAGCTAGAAACGCAGTTACAACAGCAATTTCAAGCCAGCGTCAGTCATACTGGCGTAGTATTTTATGCTGACTTCGGCACGCAGAGCGCCAAATCCGAAATCAGTACCATTGGCGTCGTCTCTCTGCTTGGGGTGATCTTGTTGATCCTCAGCGTGTTCCGCAGTGCCACGCCGTTATGGCTGGCTCTGCTGTCCATTGGCGTCGGTCTACTTCTGGCACTGACCGCGACGATACTCGTTTTTGGTAAGGTTCATCTGTTCAGTTTAGTGTTTGGTGCCAGTCTGATTGGGGTGTCAATCGATTACGCCTTCCACTATTTGACTGAACGCTTAACCGCCGGAACATCTTGGAATAGTGAAGCTGGCTTAAAGCACATTTTTATTGCCATTACTCTTGGTCTGCTCACCAGTTTAGTGGGCTATCTCGGTATGCTGATCGCCCCTTTCCCGGGTTTGCAGCAGCTAGCGGTATTCTCTTCTGTTGGCTTAATCGCCGCCTACGCCACGGTTGTCTGTTGGTATCCGGTATTAGCTCGCCGCGCAAGTAAGCCTCATCAAGCGTTGGGGACGACGTTGTGGCAATCTTGGTTTCAGTTTTGGTCAAAGCCGAGTGTGAGAGTCGTGCTTCCCGGCACGGTTCTATTGATTGGACTGGTATTGTTAACGCAAACTCACTATGACGATGATATTCGTCAGCTGCAAGCGTTGCCAAAATCGATCAAACAGCAAGAGCAGCTTATCGCGCAGATTACCGGTCAAGATGCCTCGCAACAGATGTTGCTGGTAACCGCAGCGGACAATGAAACCTTGTTAACCAAACTGGAATCGTTACAGCCTCAACTGACCCAATGGCAAGCGCAAGGTGTGATCCGCGGTTATCAGTCGCTAACGCAGTACATCAAATCGGTAGAGACTCAGTTGCAAGACTATCAACTGATCCAGTCACTGTATCAAACGCAGGGTGAGCGTTTAGCGACATCGCTTAATTTGACCCAAGCACCGACGCTAGAGCAAACCTTTAGCCCGATGACACTATCGGATTTTATCGCCTCTCCCGTCTCTGAGCCGGTACAATTTCTCTATTTAGGCCAGCTAAACAGCGACTCAAACCCGTCCAGTATCGCTGCGGCAATCACATTAAATAATCTCACCGACAGCGCGGTGATGAAACAATTTGCTCAACAACAGAGCGATATTTTCTATTTGAATAAAGCTGAAGAAGTGTCGAGCTTATTTGCGGAGTATCGAATCAAAATATTTGAGCTGTTAGCCATTGCGCTGGGGGTTATTCTTATCGTGCTGTCACTGCGCTATAAAATAAAACATGCGCTGATGATTCTGCTACCCTCTGTGATCGCCTGTGTCGCCAGTATTGCCATCACGGCCTTGACTGGCTCAACACTCAATTTATTTAATTTGCTGGCGCTGATATTAATCGTCGGTATTGGCGTGGACTACACGTTATTCTTTGCGGAAAAACGACAAAGCTATAGCACACTGCTTGCTGTCACTCTGTCCGCTATCACCACTATGCTCTCTTTCGGTTTGTTGGCGCTCAGTGATACCCACGCTATCCACAGTTTCGGCTTAACCGTATTGAGTGGCATTTTCTTCGCTTGGTTACTGGCACCGTTGGCGATTTTACCTAAACGGTTGGAGTCATAG
- a CDS encoding outer membrane lipoprotein carrier protein LolA, whose protein sequence is MRILVTLCTRLSLSLSILSLLMVSLPSWAQVSDLNSLQQQLAKHSVVRGDFTQLRHLAMFQQPLSSEGNFLLSKEYGLLWQQQTPFSVQLTLTQDKLRQRFANQEAQVVTADANPMAFYFSRVFLAVFQGDTSALEQEFTLQFTSDNGQWQLQLTPIKAPLNAVFASIELSGSDYIDRLALVELRGDKTEILFSQQSHEPAQLTPQESEQFGL, encoded by the coding sequence ATGCGTATTCTAGTCACCCTATGCACCAGATTGTCGCTGAGTCTGTCAATACTGAGCCTATTAATGGTAAGCCTGCCAAGTTGGGCTCAGGTGTCAGATTTGAACTCATTGCAGCAGCAACTGGCAAAACATAGCGTGGTTCGGGGTGACTTTACTCAACTGCGCCATCTTGCCATGTTCCAGCAGCCGCTTTCGTCTGAAGGGAATTTTCTGCTAAGTAAAGAGTACGGTCTGTTGTGGCAGCAGCAGACGCCCTTTTCTGTGCAACTGACACTGACTCAAGACAAGCTACGTCAACGGTTTGCTAACCAAGAGGCGCAAGTGGTCACGGCAGACGCCAATCCAATGGCTTTCTATTTTAGTCGCGTCTTTCTTGCGGTTTTTCAGGGTGACACTTCAGCGCTAGAACAAGAATTTACCTTGCAGTTTACAAGCGACAATGGTCAATGGCAGTTGCAACTCACGCCGATAAAAGCACCACTCAATGCGGTGTTTGCCAGCATTGAGTTGTCAGGCAGTGACTATATCGACCGACTGGCGTTGGTTGAATTGCGCGGCGATAAAACCGAGATACTGTTTAGCCAGCAAAGCCATGAGCCAGCGCAATTAACGCCTCAAGAAAGCGAACAATTTGGACTTTAA
- a CDS encoding acyl-CoA thioesterase: MEKQAVAFPLQAEVTLVTSFQDADPMGVIYHGNYFRFFEEVRRVMMDKLEYGYLAMNDSGYMWPIIDTRVKYVKAIPFNHTIRIVGTLTEWENRLRIDFVIYDADTGQRMCKAYTTQVAVSVADQAMCFASPKVFIDKVETWHRHGSINP, from the coding sequence ATGGAGAAGCAAGCTGTCGCGTTTCCATTGCAAGCAGAGGTCACCTTGGTTACCTCGTTTCAGGACGCCGACCCGATGGGGGTCATTTATCACGGCAACTACTTCCGCTTTTTTGAGGAAGTTCGCCGCGTCATGATGGATAAATTGGAATACGGTTATCTCGCGATGAATGATTCAGGCTATATGTGGCCGATTATTGATACCCGAGTAAAGTACGTTAAAGCCATCCCGTTCAATCACACTATCCGTATTGTCGGCACACTGACCGAATGGGAAAACCGATTGCGTATCGACTTTGTGATCTATGATGCCGATACAGGTCAACGCATGTGCAAAGCCTACACCACTCAGGTTGCGGTCTCTGTAGCCGATCAAGCCATGTGTTTTGCTTCGCCTAAAGTGTTTATTGATAAGGTAGAAACTTGGCACCGTCACGGGAGTATCAACCCATAA
- a CDS encoding HAL/PAL/TAL family ammonia-lyase, translating into MNQQKNNCITFGADRLTIEQIVAIAQGANANLNSSPDFIAKIDRGVAFLERLLKEEGVIYGVTTGYGDSCTVAIPPSLVDELPLHLTRFHGCGLGEVLNHEQARAVLATRLCSLAQGVSGVTHDLLNQIVTLINQDIAPRIPQEGSVGASGDLTPLSYLAAALIGERDVIYKGEVRPTAEVFAQLGIKPIQLKPKEGLALMNGTSVMTALACLAYKRAEYLAQLTTKITALVSVGMQGNDFHFDEALFAVKPHPGQQQIAAWLRHDLNAERPPRNSDRLQDRYSLRCAPHVIGVVQDSLPWLRQLIENELNSANDNPIIDGDNERVLHGGHFYGGHIAMAMDTLKTGIANLADLLDRQMAQLMDYKFNNGLPFNLTGAEGERKPINHGFKAVQIGISAWTAEALKHTMPASVFSRSTECHNQDKVSMGTIAARDCLRVLELTEQVASASLLASIQAIEIRRRHNELDEHHMSDNLKSIREAVLSEFEFVSEDRPLEHDLRHFMQRIQTRHWALYPEA; encoded by the coding sequence ATGAACCAACAAAAAAATAACTGTATAACTTTTGGCGCAGACCGATTAACGATTGAACAGATCGTTGCTATTGCACAAGGTGCTAACGCCAACCTCAACTCATCGCCGGACTTTATTGCCAAGATCGACCGTGGCGTCGCGTTCCTTGAGCGTCTGCTTAAAGAAGAAGGCGTGATTTATGGTGTCACCACTGGCTACGGAGACTCTTGCACCGTGGCGATCCCGCCAAGCTTGGTCGATGAGCTACCACTTCATCTCACCCGTTTCCACGGTTGTGGTCTGGGTGAAGTACTGAATCATGAACAGGCGCGTGCAGTATTAGCCACGCGTCTATGCTCACTAGCGCAAGGTGTATCGGGTGTGACTCACGATCTGTTGAACCAAATCGTTACCCTGATCAATCAAGATATTGCGCCGCGTATTCCACAAGAAGGCTCTGTAGGTGCCAGTGGCGATTTGACGCCACTTTCTTATCTAGCAGCGGCGCTGATTGGTGAGCGCGATGTTATCTATAAAGGTGAGGTTCGCCCGACGGCTGAGGTGTTTGCTCAACTCGGTATTAAACCGATTCAGCTTAAGCCAAAAGAAGGTTTAGCGCTGATGAACGGCACTTCGGTCATGACTGCACTGGCTTGTTTAGCCTATAAACGCGCTGAGTATTTGGCTCAATTAACCACCAAGATCACGGCGCTCGTGTCTGTTGGGATGCAAGGCAACGACTTCCACTTCGATGAAGCGCTGTTTGCCGTGAAACCTCATCCGGGTCAACAACAGATTGCCGCTTGGCTGCGTCACGATCTCAATGCAGAACGTCCACCGCGTAACAGTGACCGATTACAAGATCGCTACTCATTGCGCTGTGCTCCGCATGTCATTGGTGTGGTGCAAGACTCGCTGCCTTGGCTGCGTCAGTTGATCGAAAACGAACTAAACAGTGCCAACGATAACCCAATCATTGATGGTGACAACGAACGCGTATTGCATGGTGGACACTTCTACGGTGGTCATATCGCCATGGCAATGGATACCTTAAAAACCGGTATTGCTAACCTTGCGGATCTATTAGACCGTCAGATGGCACAGCTGATGGACTACAAGTTTAACAACGGATTGCCGTTTAACCTCACTGGTGCAGAAGGTGAGCGTAAACCGATCAACCACGGCTTTAAAGCGGTACAGATTGGCATTTCAGCGTGGACAGCAGAAGCGCTGAAACACACCATGCCTGCCAGCGTGTTCTCTCGCTCGACCGAATGTCACAACCAAGATAAAGTGAGCATGGGCACCATTGCCGCCCGCGACTGTTTACGTGTATTGGAGCTAACCGAACAGGTAGCATCCGCATCGCTGCTGGCTAGTATTCAAGCGATTGAGATACGTCGCCGACATAACGAACTCGATGAACACCATATGAGTGACAATCTAAAGTCTATCCGTGAGGCAGTGCTGAGTGAGTTTGAATTTGTGTCAGAAGACCGCCCACTAGAGCATGACCTGCGCCACTTTATGCAACGAATTCAAACGCGTCATTGGGCGCTTTATCCGGAGGCTTAA